A region from the Oncorhynchus tshawytscha isolate Ot180627B linkage group LG26, Otsh_v2.0, whole genome shotgun sequence genome encodes:
- the ercc1 gene encoding DNA excision repair protein ERCC-1 — protein sequence MDKKRFNINLDDSAFTKERAPVKPLFQPSSKAGQSASSSSSSTTSETKAQPAPPSSAGQPLSYAEFIVQSKGHAPQRVPSAPQLSRVAAGTGTGIDTETGSLKQGPSQGAQGGPDVTSSSSSVGCERPRAQGTKDPGSGGPPGLTQGEEGQRAGTEQKQGEGQGSEGSNILGHPKPVGSGNSIIVSPRQRGNPILKFVRSVPWEFGDVVPDYVLGQTTCALFLSLRYHNLNPNYIHDRLKLLGQTFTLRVLLVLVDVKDPHHSLKELARICIMADCTLILAWSPEEAGRYLETYKSYEKKPADLLKEHVEKDYLSKVTDCLTTVKSVNKTDSITLLSTFSSLEGIITATKEDLVLCPGLGPQKARRLYDVLHQPFLKAKKKDN from the exons ATGGACAAAAAGAGGTTTAATATCAACCTAGACGACTCTGCCTTCACAAAAGAAAGAGCCCCG GTGAAACCCCTGTTCCAGCCCTCCTCTAAGGCAGGCCAGagtgcatcatcatcatcatcatcaaccacCTCTGAGACCAAAGCTCAGCCTGCACCCCCGTCGTCTGCTGGCCAACCACTATCCTACGCAGAGTTCATTGTCCAGAGCAAAGGCCATGCACCTCAGCGAGTCCCCTCAGCTCCACAGCTGTCCAGGGTGGCTGCAGGAACGGGGACAGGGATAGATACAGAGACTGGTAGTTTGAAACAGGGTCCCAGTCAAGGAGCACAAGGTGGGCCTGATGTGACGTCGTCGTCGTCCTCTGTGGGGTGTGAGAGGCCTCGGGCCCAGGGGACAAAGGATCCGGGGTCTGGTGGACCACCAGGGCTtacacagggagaggaggggcagagggCTGGGACTGAGCAGAAGCAGGGGGAGGGTCAAGGGTCAGAGGGCAGCAACATCCTAGGTCATCCTAAACCAGTGGGGTCTGGTAATAGTATCATAGTCAGCCCCAGACAG AGAGGAAACCCCATTCTGAAATTTGTGAGGAGTGTGCCTTGGGAGTTTGGAGACGTGGTCCCTGACTATGTCCTGGGACAGACGACCTGCGCTCTCTTCCtcag TCTGAGGTACCACAACCTCAACCCCAACTACATCCACGACCGTCTCAAACTGTTGGGCCAGACCTTCACCCTCAGGGTTCTACTGGTGTTAGTTGATGTG AAAGACCCTCACCATTCTCTGAAAGAGCTGGCTCGTATCTGCATCATGGCTGACTGCACTCTCATCCTGGCCTGGAG TCCAGAGGAGGCGGGGCGTTACCTGGAGACGTACAAGTCCTATGAAAAGAAACCAGCTGATCTGCTGAAGGAACATGTGGAGAAAGACTACCTGTCGAAG GTGACGGACTGTCTGACCACTGTGAAGTCTGTCAACAAGACTGACTCGATCACTCTGCTGTCAACCTTCTCT TCCTTAGAGGGGATCATCACTGCAACTAAAGAGGACCTGGTTCTCTGTCCTGGACTGGGACCCCAGAAG GCCAGACGTCTCTATGACGTGCTACACCAGCCCTTCCTCAAGGCCAAGAAGAAAGACAACTGA